Proteins encoded within one genomic window of Augochlora pura isolate Apur16 chromosome 11, APUR_v2.2.1, whole genome shotgun sequence:
- the LOC144477104 gene encoding uncharacterized protein LOC144477104 isoform X1 produces MERGGFEECKRNNAPWRQPSKSDRTMFQEQARVLEGLQIITKEGRETIESSIRRSSFLVILLAFRRTFFKMATAGSSKVNLPNNTDPDFVSHEGEYDYPFYIARKKEWPYYKSGRKGITYVTFPYLIKELSRFVPYLMDGYVRFRILNMSKIRVKKILIVGFVVHVREDARYFKYQVDDGTGSIAVCYDKNRFRKTNDAKKKVDMKYYEQAAKIKSLGLDLKNCPKRFPDTRPKFVYPADTTIQEKATLEHKWWLETEKGMLGKYVRPGDYVIVSGFCNMDFRFHKRPRKKLTAADLSRSKLTIFAMTVTCLTEQDYNEKMYMWIDKVIRKRYDSNSRSGELIPNFTSYLRKR; encoded by the exons ATGGAACGCGGGGGATTCGAGGAATGCAAG AGAAACAACGCACCCTGGCGTCAACCGTCGAAATCCGACAGAACAATGTTCCAAGAACAGGCTCGTGTCCTCGAAGGTCTTCAAATCATAACAAAAGAGGGGCGAGAAACAATTGAATCATCGATACGGCGCAGCAGTTTCCTCGTGATTCTTCTAGCATTTAGACGTACATTCTTTAAAATGGCTACTGCAGGATCGTCGAAAGTAAATCTACCCAACAATACAGATCCGGATTTCGTTTCGCACGAAGGAGAGTATGATTACCCTTTTTATATTGCACGAAAGAAAGAATGGCCTTATTATAAATCCGGGCGTAAAG GTATAACATACGTGACTTTTCCCTACTTGATCAAGGAGCTCAGCAGATTCGTTCCGTACCTGATGGACGGATATGTAAGATTCCGCATTTTAAATATGTCGAAAATTCgtgtaaagaaaatacttATAGTAGGATTCGTGGTTCACGTCAGGGAAGATGCGAGATATTTTAAGTATCAAG TGGACGATGGAACAGGGTCCATCGCCGTCTGTTATGACAAGAATAGATTTAGAAAAACCAATgatgcaaaaaaaaaagtcgatatgaaatattatgagCAAGctgcaaaaattaaaagtctAGGGTTGGATCTCAAAAATTGTCCAAAACGTTTCCCTGACACTCGACCCAAATTTGTTTACCCAGCAGATACTACTATCCAGGAGAAAGCT ACTTTGGAACATAAATGGTGGTTGGAAACGGAAAAGGGTATGCTGGGGAAATATGTGCGACCTGGTGATTACGTAATTGTATCCGGCTTCTGCAATATGGATTTTAGATTCCATAAAAGGCCCAGGAAGAAGTTAACCGCCGCAGATTTATCCAGGTCAAAATTGACCATTTTCGCGATGACGGTAACGTGTTTAACGGAGCAAGACTATAATGAGAAAATGTACATGTGGATTGATAAAGTCATACGAAAAAGATATGACAGTAATTCGAGAAGTGGAGAGCTTATACCCAATTTTACGTCGTATCTGAGAAAACGATGA
- the LOC144477104 gene encoding uncharacterized protein LOC144477104 isoform X2: MFQEQARVLEGLQIITKEGRETIESSIRRSSFLVILLAFRRTFFKMATAGSSKVNLPNNTDPDFVSHEGEYDYPFYIARKKEWPYYKSGRKGITYVTFPYLIKELSRFVPYLMDGYVRFRILNMSKIRVKKILIVGFVVHVREDARYFKYQVDDGTGSIAVCYDKNRFRKTNDAKKKVDMKYYEQAAKIKSLGLDLKNCPKRFPDTRPKFVYPADTTIQEKATLEHKWWLETEKGMLGKYVRPGDYVIVSGFCNMDFRFHKRPRKKLTAADLSRSKLTIFAMTVTCLTEQDYNEKMYMWIDKVIRKRYDSNSRSGELIPNFTSYLRKR; this comes from the exons ATGTTCCAAGAACAGGCTCGTGTCCTCGAAGGTCTTCAAATCATAACAAAAGAGGGGCGAGAAACAATTGAATCATCGATACGGCGCAGCAGTTTCCTCGTGATTCTTCTAGCATTTAGACGTACATTCTTTAAAATGGCTACTGCAGGATCGTCGAAAGTAAATCTACCCAACAATACAGATCCGGATTTCGTTTCGCACGAAGGAGAGTATGATTACCCTTTTTATATTGCACGAAAGAAAGAATGGCCTTATTATAAATCCGGGCGTAAAG GTATAACATACGTGACTTTTCCCTACTTGATCAAGGAGCTCAGCAGATTCGTTCCGTACCTGATGGACGGATATGTAAGATTCCGCATTTTAAATATGTCGAAAATTCgtgtaaagaaaatacttATAGTAGGATTCGTGGTTCACGTCAGGGAAGATGCGAGATATTTTAAGTATCAAG TGGACGATGGAACAGGGTCCATCGCCGTCTGTTATGACAAGAATAGATTTAGAAAAACCAATgatgcaaaaaaaaaagtcgatatgaaatattatgagCAAGctgcaaaaattaaaagtctAGGGTTGGATCTCAAAAATTGTCCAAAACGTTTCCCTGACACTCGACCCAAATTTGTTTACCCAGCAGATACTACTATCCAGGAGAAAGCT ACTTTGGAACATAAATGGTGGTTGGAAACGGAAAAGGGTATGCTGGGGAAATATGTGCGACCTGGTGATTACGTAATTGTATCCGGCTTCTGCAATATGGATTTTAGATTCCATAAAAGGCCCAGGAAGAAGTTAACCGCCGCAGATTTATCCAGGTCAAAATTGACCATTTTCGCGATGACGGTAACGTGTTTAACGGAGCAAGACTATAATGAGAAAATGTACATGTGGATTGATAAAGTCATACGAAAAAGATATGACAGTAATTCGAGAAGTGGAGAGCTTATACCCAATTTTACGTCGTATCTGAGAAAACGATGA
- the LOC144477105 gene encoding TIP41-like protein, whose product MTAIKVHGGIDILRLPVNQEEHIFPPWHIKYTKSHILHSKCSKNEDSCNDKDNPCQFCVFSRTLELPHMPDMVFPNNILTLKHQDGAYLQFNALDALKTVSNGKIHVQLACAEVWKESRSENSEYLEEKIKPFDWTFTTSYTGTINNFKFEETHERIDMDKLRRRDKILFYHDLTLFEDELHDNGIAVCSVKIRVMPGSFFILLRYFLRIDNVMIRINDTRIYHEFGQDYLLREYTTREAKVSELRVPPHLFCEPSEIAPHLPLTGCHYHKLIILSSKAPSGANNELANEAAADDIAVSTTANEADNSVT is encoded by the exons ATGACAGCGATTAAAGTACACGGAGGAATCGATATTCTAAGACTTCCTGTTAATCAAGAAGAACACATCTTCCCTCCTTGGCATATCAAATACACAAAGTCTCATATATTGCATTCTAAATGCTCTAAAAATGAGGATAGCTGCAACGACAAAGACAATCCCTGCCAATTTTGCGT TTTTAGCCGTACCTTGGAACTACCACATATGCCTGATATGGTATTTccaaacaatatattaacttTAAAGCATCAAGATGGGGCATACCTGCAATTCAATGCACTGGATGCATTGAAAACTGTCTCCAATGGAAAAATTCATGTCCAACTTGCTTGCGCAGAAGTATGGAAGGAATCTAG ATCTGAAAACAGtgaatatttagaagaaaaaataaaaccttTCGATTGGACTTTTACTACCTCCTACACTggtacaattaataattttaaatttgaagaaactcACGAACGGATCGATATGGACAAATTGAGGAGAAgggataaaattttattttatcacgaCTTAACGCTATTCGAGGATGAACTGCATGATAACGGAATAGCTGTTTgttctgtaaaaatt cGGGTGATGCCTGGCagctttttcattttgttgaGATATTTCTTGAGAATCGATAACGTAATGATAAGAATAAACGATACTCGCATTTATCACGAGTTCGGTCAGGACTATTTGTTACGCGAATATACAACAAGAGAAGCTAAGGTGTCGGAATTGCGA GTACCCCCACACCTGTTCTGCGAACCTAGCGAAATAGCACCACATTTGCCGTTAACAGGCTGCCATTATCATAAACTGATAATACTATCGAGCAAAGCCCCGTCTGGTGCAAATAACGAATTAGCTAATGAAGCGGCAGCAGATGACATTGCTGTTAGTACTACCGCGAACGAAGCAGATAATTCTGTTACCTAA